The Xenopus laevis strain J_2021 chromosome 5L, Xenopus_laevis_v10.1, whole genome shotgun sequence genome has a segment encoding these proteins:
- the atg4b.L gene encoding cysteine protease ATG4B isoform X1 has product MSLGDPILQVGATLTYDTLRFADTPDFPETAEPVWVLGRKYSALTEKEQLLNDITSRLWFTYRRNFQAIGGTGPTSDTGWGCMLRCGQMIFAQALICRHVGRDWRWDKQKPKGEYLNILTAFLDKKDSYYSIHQIAQMGVGEGKYIGQWYGPNTVAQVLRKLAVFDQWSSIAVHIAMDNTVVVDEIRRLCRAGSGESSDAGALSNGYTGDSDPSCALWKPLVLLIPLRLGLSEINEAYIETLKHCFMVPQSLGVIGGRPNSAHYFIGYVGDELIYLDPHTTQLSVEPSDCSFIEDESFHCQHPPCRMHVSEIDPSIAVGFFCSSQEDFEDWCQHIKKLSLSGGALPMFEVVDQLPLHLSNPDVLNLTPDSSDADRLDRFFDSEDEEFEILSL; this is encoded by the exons ATGTCATTGGGAGATCCCATTCTACAAGTGGGAG CTACGCTCACATACGATACTCTGCGCTTTGCCGATACTCCAGACTTTCCTGAAACAGCGGAGCCAGTTTGGGTGCTGGGGAGGAAGTACAGTGCATTGACAG AGAAAGAGCAGCTCCTGAATGACATCACATCCAGGCTCTGGTTCACCTACAGAAGAAACTTTCAAGCAATAG GGGGCACAGGGCCAACGTCTGACACGGGCTGGGGCTGTATGCTGCGCTGTGGCCAGATGATCTTTGCTCAAGCTTTGATCTGCAGACATGTAGGAAGAG ACTGGAGATGGGACAAACAGAAACCTAAAGGAGAATATCTAAACATCCTCACAGcttttctggacaaaaaagaTAGTTATTATTCCATCCACCAAATTG CACAAATGGGAGTTGGAGAAGGCAAATACATTGGCCAGTGGTATGGTCCAAACACAGTGGCACAAGTCCTGAG GAAACTTGCGGTCTTTGACCAGTGGAGCTCTATTGCTGTTCATATAGCTATGGATAACACAGTTGTGGTGGATGAGATAC GTAGATTATGCAGGGCGGGAAGTGGTGAGAGCTCTGATGCTGGGGCCCTTAGTAATGgctatacaggggactctgaccCCAGCTGTGCCCTATGGAAGCCTCTTGTGCTGCTCATACCTCTTCGGCTGGGACTAAGTGAGATCAATGAAGCCTACATTGAAACACTAAAG CACTGCTTTATGGTACCTCAATCCCTGGGGGTTATTGGTGGCCGACCCAACAGTGCTCATTACTTCATAGGATATGTAG GGGATGAGCTGATCTACCTGGACCCTCACACTACACAGCTGTCAGTAGAACCCAGTGACTGCAGTTTTATAGAAGATGAGAGTTTCCACTGTCAGCACCCTCCATGTCGAATGCATGTGTCAGAGATTGACCCTTCTATTGCTGTG GGCTTTTTCTGTAGCTCTCAAGAAGACTTTGAGGATTGGTGCCAACACATCAAAAAG CTGTCTCTTTCTGGAGGAGCCTTGCCCATGTTTGAAGTGGTAGATCAGTTACCTTTACATTTATCCAATCCAGATGTCCTGAACCTCACACCAG ATTCATCAGATGCAGATAGACTTGACAGGTTCTTTGATTCTGAAGATGAAGAATTTGAAATTCTATCACTATGA
- the atg4b.L gene encoding cysteine protease ATG4B (The RefSeq protein has 1 substitution compared to this genomic sequence): protein MDAATLTYDTLRFADTPDFPETAEPVWVLGRKYSALTEKEQLLNDITSRLWFTYRRNFQAIGGTGPTSDTGWGCMLRCGQMIFAQALICRHVGRDWRWDKQKPKGEYLNILTAFLDKKDSYYSIHQIAQMGVGEGKYIGQWYGPNTVAQVLRKLAVFDQWSSIAVHIAMDNTVVVDEIRRLCRAGSGESSDAGALSNGYTGDSDPSCAQWKPLVLLIPLRLGLSEINEAYIETLKHCFMVPQSLGVIGGRPNSAHYFIGYVGDELIYLDPHTTQLSVEPSDCSFIEDESFHCQHPPCRMHVSEIDPSIAVGFFCSSQEDFEDWCQHIKKLSLSGGALPMFEVVDQLPLHLSNPDVLNLTPDSSDADRLDRFFDSEDEEFEILSL, encoded by the exons ATGGACGCAG CTACGCTCACATACGATACTCTGCGCTTTGCCGATACTCCAGACTTTCCTGAAACAGCGGAGCCAGTTTGGGTGCTGGGGAGGAAGTACAGTGCATTGACAG AGAAAGAGCAGCTCCTGAATGACATCACATCCAGGCTCTGGTTCACCTACAGAAGAAACTTTCAAGCAATAG GGGGCACAGGGCCAACGTCTGACACGGGCTGGGGCTGTATGCTGCGCTGTGGCCAGATGATCTTTGCTCAAGCTTTGATCTGCAGACATGTAGGAAGAG ACTGGAGATGGGACAAACAGAAACCTAAAGGAGAATATCTAAACATCCTCACAGcttttctggacaaaaaagaTAGTTATTATTCCATCCACCAAATTG CACAAATGGGAGTTGGAGAAGGCAAATACATTGGCCAGTGGTATGGTCCAAACACAGTGGCACAAGTCCTGAG GAAACTTGCGGTCTTTGACCAGTGGAGCTCTATTGCTGTTCATATAGCTATGGATAACACAGTTGTGGTGGATGAGATAC GTAGATTATGCAGGGCGGGAAGTGGTGAGAGCTCTGATGCTGGGGCCCTTAGTAATGgctatacaggggactctgaccCCAGCTGTGCCCTATGGAAGCCTCTTGTGCTGCTCATACCTCTTCGGCTGGGACTAAGTGAGATCAATGAAGCCTACATTGAAACACTAAAG CACTGCTTTATGGTACCTCAATCCCTGGGGGTTATTGGTGGCCGACCCAACAGTGCTCATTACTTCATAGGATATGTAG GGGATGAGCTGATCTACCTGGACCCTCACACTACACAGCTGTCAGTAGAACCCAGTGACTGCAGTTTTATAGAAGATGAGAGTTTCCACTGTCAGCACCCTCCATGTCGAATGCATGTGTCAGAGATTGACCCTTCTATTGCTGTG GGCTTTTTCTGTAGCTCTCAAGAAGACTTTGAGGATTGGTGCCAACACATCAAAAAG CTGTCTCTTTCTGGAGGAGCCTTGCCCATGTTTGAAGTGGTAGATCAGTTACCTTTACATTTATCCAATCCAGATGTCCTGAACCTCACACCAG ATTCATCAGATGCAGATAGACTTGACAGGTTCTTTGATTCTGAAGATGAAGAATTTGAAATTCTATCACTATGA
- the atg4b.L gene encoding cysteine protease ATG4B isoform X2, translating to MLRCGQMIFAQALICRHVGRDWRWDKQKPKGEYLNILTAFLDKKDSYYSIHQIAQMGVGEGKYIGQWYGPNTVAQVLRKLAVFDQWSSIAVHIAMDNTVVVDEIRRLCRAGSGESSDAGALSNGYTGDSDPSCALWKPLVLLIPLRLGLSEINEAYIETLKHCFMVPQSLGVIGGRPNSAHYFIGYVGDELIYLDPHTTQLSVEPSDCSFIEDESFHCQHPPCRMHVSEIDPSIAVGFFCSSQEDFEDWCQHIKKLSLSGGALPMFEVVDQLPLHLSNPDVLNLTPDSSDADRLDRFFDSEDEEFEILSL from the exons ATGCTGCGCTGTGGCCAGATGATCTTTGCTCAAGCTTTGATCTGCAGACATGTAGGAAGAG ACTGGAGATGGGACAAACAGAAACCTAAAGGAGAATATCTAAACATCCTCACAGcttttctggacaaaaaagaTAGTTATTATTCCATCCACCAAATTG CACAAATGGGAGTTGGAGAAGGCAAATACATTGGCCAGTGGTATGGTCCAAACACAGTGGCACAAGTCCTGAG GAAACTTGCGGTCTTTGACCAGTGGAGCTCTATTGCTGTTCATATAGCTATGGATAACACAGTTGTGGTGGATGAGATAC GTAGATTATGCAGGGCGGGAAGTGGTGAGAGCTCTGATGCTGGGGCCCTTAGTAATGgctatacaggggactctgaccCCAGCTGTGCCCTATGGAAGCCTCTTGTGCTGCTCATACCTCTTCGGCTGGGACTAAGTGAGATCAATGAAGCCTACATTGAAACACTAAAG CACTGCTTTATGGTACCTCAATCCCTGGGGGTTATTGGTGGCCGACCCAACAGTGCTCATTACTTCATAGGATATGTAG GGGATGAGCTGATCTACCTGGACCCTCACACTACACAGCTGTCAGTAGAACCCAGTGACTGCAGTTTTATAGAAGATGAGAGTTTCCACTGTCAGCACCCTCCATGTCGAATGCATGTGTCAGAGATTGACCCTTCTATTGCTGTG GGCTTTTTCTGTAGCTCTCAAGAAGACTTTGAGGATTGGTGCCAACACATCAAAAAG CTGTCTCTTTCTGGAGGAGCCTTGCCCATGTTTGAAGTGGTAGATCAGTTACCTTTACATTTATCCAATCCAGATGTCCTGAACCTCACACCAG ATTCATCAGATGCAGATAGACTTGACAGGTTCTTTGATTCTGAAGATGAAGAATTTGAAATTCTATCACTATGA
- the atg4b.L gene encoding cysteine protease ATG4B isoform X3, which produces MTSLVRTTRCRHPPRRKQTTSTLTYDTLRFADTPDFPETAEPVWVLGRKYSALTEKEQLLNDITSRLWFTYRRNFQAIGGTGPTSDTGWGCMLRCGQMIFAQALICRHVGRDWRWDKQKPKGEYLNILTAFLDKKDSYYSIHQIAQMGVGEGKYIGQWYGPNTVAQVLRKLAVFDQWSSIAVHIAMDNTVVVDEIRRLCRAGSGESSDAGALSNGYTGDSDPSCALWKPLVLLIPLRLGLSEINEAYIETLKHCFMVPQSLGVIGGRPNSAHYFIGYVGDELIYLDPHTTQLSVEPSDCSFIEDESFHCQHPPCRMHVSEIDPSIAVGFFCSSQEDFEDWCQHIKKLSLSGGALPMFEVVDQLPLHLSNPDVLNLTPDSSDADRLDRFFDSEDEEFEILSL; this is translated from the exons ATGACTAGCCTTGTCCGTACAACAAGATGTCGTCACCCACCCCGCCGGAAACAGACTACTT CTACGCTCACATACGATACTCTGCGCTTTGCCGATACTCCAGACTTTCCTGAAACAGCGGAGCCAGTTTGGGTGCTGGGGAGGAAGTACAGTGCATTGACAG AGAAAGAGCAGCTCCTGAATGACATCACATCCAGGCTCTGGTTCACCTACAGAAGAAACTTTCAAGCAATAG GGGGCACAGGGCCAACGTCTGACACGGGCTGGGGCTGTATGCTGCGCTGTGGCCAGATGATCTTTGCTCAAGCTTTGATCTGCAGACATGTAGGAAGAG ACTGGAGATGGGACAAACAGAAACCTAAAGGAGAATATCTAAACATCCTCACAGcttttctggacaaaaaagaTAGTTATTATTCCATCCACCAAATTG CACAAATGGGAGTTGGAGAAGGCAAATACATTGGCCAGTGGTATGGTCCAAACACAGTGGCACAAGTCCTGAG GAAACTTGCGGTCTTTGACCAGTGGAGCTCTATTGCTGTTCATATAGCTATGGATAACACAGTTGTGGTGGATGAGATAC GTAGATTATGCAGGGCGGGAAGTGGTGAGAGCTCTGATGCTGGGGCCCTTAGTAATGgctatacaggggactctgaccCCAGCTGTGCCCTATGGAAGCCTCTTGTGCTGCTCATACCTCTTCGGCTGGGACTAAGTGAGATCAATGAAGCCTACATTGAAACACTAAAG CACTGCTTTATGGTACCTCAATCCCTGGGGGTTATTGGTGGCCGACCCAACAGTGCTCATTACTTCATAGGATATGTAG GGGATGAGCTGATCTACCTGGACCCTCACACTACACAGCTGTCAGTAGAACCCAGTGACTGCAGTTTTATAGAAGATGAGAGTTTCCACTGTCAGCACCCTCCATGTCGAATGCATGTGTCAGAGATTGACCCTTCTATTGCTGTG GGCTTTTTCTGTAGCTCTCAAGAAGACTTTGAGGATTGGTGCCAACACATCAAAAAG CTGTCTCTTTCTGGAGGAGCCTTGCCCATGTTTGAAGTGGTAGATCAGTTACCTTTACATTTATCCAATCCAGATGTCCTGAACCTCACACCAG ATTCATCAGATGCAGATAGACTTGACAGGTTCTTTGATTCTGAAGATGAAGAATTTGAAATTCTATCACTATGA